In the genome of Harmonia axyridis chromosome 4, icHarAxyr1.1, whole genome shotgun sequence, the window TGTTGTTCAAGAATCCAATTCGCAAATGATCCGAAAAAGGTTGAAATGTAACACTTCAGTCAATAAGTTCAGGGACCAACTagtaaaaaacacattttttctgaaaaatttgacTTTCCTATAgatattcgtctttgcttttgaAATATGCTAGAATTACAAGAAAGTGTAACACAATTTCTGATGTGTTTTGGCTTGCAAACTTTTCTCCTCATTTGCATTCACAAGCTGTACTTGGAGTTTGATGCGTCAAAGTCATATCTATCGAATTTAATAGAACCATTACATTCtaactagtttttttttctagaaacgTGATGTAGAGGCTCAAGTAGAAGATCCTTCTAAGAATAAAAAACCTGATTTGCGCTTGGATATAACAAATATGTCTTCAGTATCTGATCCTAGTCCTGTAACAATGACTACAGTGAGCACCAGGCGACCTGCAGAAGATAGTGCTTTGGACTATGCGTATGACAATCACGCTATGGCAACAAGTCCCCAGtgagaaaaataattcatagtgaatcaaaaaaACTTGTATATTAGAGATTATCTCTAGAAGGAGATATATTCTACGAAAAGTGTTCAATCTTAATGTACTTAAAAATGTGCTTAAAACTCGGGGGAGGTCTCAAATCTCACTTTCAACAACTCTGAATCTCAACTATCATTCCGTCCTTGCATTTATCTCTTTGTGTTATGTTAAAACATCACAAGTTTCTCAAACTTAATGTCTAATGATTATCGAGATCTTCCTGAAAATACTGAAATGAGATTATCTGTTATGATTAGGTGCTCTATTGAGTATTATGtaaataaattatattaaattcCAGAATCAAAGCTTTAATgttatttaagaataattcgTTGGATTGTTCTTTCttactaaataaaaaaattcaaacttggaTATGCTCTGTTTGATTCTAATACTAGCAAAACGGTCTTGTAGAGCTAGTTGTCTGACACTTCTGTCTTGTAGTCTTTatcttttattgaaattgaaataatttcgagGTAGAGATGGTAAAAATGAGATTTAGAATAAGTTTGTAAATGATTTATTGTTGAAATAGATCACCAGACCACACTGTTTTCATTCAAGAGCGATGAGTCAATATTTGAAAACCTGCTTTCCGATGGTGTGGTATATAACCATCCAAAAAATGCATTCCTGGTTCCATAGTCCATCTTGTAGTGAACACTGGTCCAATAAAGATTGTTCCATTCATCATATACCTTCCTATATAGGCAGCTATTACTTTGTCGTTAAACCTGAAAAGCCCACCGAGCACATAGCACATATTGTATTGCTGAATAAGATCTAACTCATACTCCTTTCGAATCATATACCAATCAAATTTTGATTGATATCTTGGCTCAACAGAGAGAATCTGAAACATATCAACAGAAAGTTAGGAAAAACTAAATTTCTGATCTATTGTTACAGAAATAttagataattcaatttttatctgATGCTGGTGATTGAAGGGATccttatgaaattttgcatcaagTTCAAAACTCTTATTTCACATCTACACGTAAAATTTTAACAGGTTGAAGTCTattctcactgaaatattgatacacatttttttcattgaaatcctAGTTTGACATAGgattgtatataatttttcaattaattttcc includes:
- the LOC123678894 gene encoding uncharacterized protein LOC123678894, with the protein product MKSILYLVIFSIMSSVWSLRCTQKYHFWRPFIGEHSDETDYIAGRDIYGKQFYIGKIISPVERRAWTFSTLLLHDYVNIAFEDHRVFRVDRCIEILSVEPRYQSKFDWYMIRKEYELDLIQQYNMCYVLGGLFRFNDKVIAAYIGRYMMNGTIFIGPVFTTRWTMEPGMHFLDGYIPHHRKAGFQILTHRS